In Geminocystis sp. M7585_C2015_104, the sequence TAGAATTGAGAAAGGCGGCGGTAGCCACAGCCAAGGGGAGAATTGTCAGTCAACAGGCAGCCATTGCCGAGGAAAAGAAAAAACTGGCTTTTACCCAAATAAAATCTCCTATAGACGGTTATGTATTAGCCCGTTTGACAGAAGAAGGCAATATAATCCAAAACGGTGGCGAGATTGTCAAAATTGGCGATTTAACTCAAGCCTTAGTAGAAGTTTCCGTCTCGGAATTAGACTTGGAAAAGATTACCATTGGCAAAACCACCCAGGTAAGATTAGATGCCTTCGGTGGGGAAACTTTTACCGGGGTGATTAGACAGATTTCTCCCATGGCCCAAGGCAATACCCGTCAATTTCCAGTGGAGATTCTTATCAGTAATCCCCAGGGGAAAATTAAACAGGGATTGTTAGCCAGAGTTTTGTTTGACAAAGCAACACCCTCTTTAGTCATCCCAGAGGAGGCTTTAACCGTCAGCAATGATAATAATACTGTTTTTGTTGTCAATGCCCAAGCTAATCCCCCACGGGTAATCAGTCGTCAGGTGGTGGTTGGCAAGAGAGGTAATTCCCGGGTGGAGATTATTAGTGGTTTAGCAGAAGGGGAAAAAATCGTTATCAGGAGTAGTCAGCCTCTTCAAAACAATCAACCAGTGAGAATTAGTGCCATTTCTGACTTGTAAGCCTTATAAGGGGAGTAGGGATTAAGTTTTTGGGGTATACAGTCATATTTCTGTTCTGAATACATACGAATGATAATTATTCTACTACTCCTAAAAACTGCGTGTAATGATAATCATTTTTACAGTTTCCATAAGCTATAAAAAGGGAAGTAGCAATGGAGGCAGTTTTTGCAGGGGTTCTACAGAAAAAATATGAAAAATAATATCAATAAGCGGGGAGAATGTAGCAAAAAAGGGGAAAAATAAAGTAGGCAGGGGGATGGAAAGGGGAATGAATAAGTTAGGGTTCTACTATTATAAACACCCTTACAGGGTAAGATTGTTTAGGGCCTATCCGTTTTACCTGAACTTGTCTTGGTTAAACTTGTCTTGTATAAAATTATGGTTGCTACTACTGCCACTCTTCTGGTATCCTGTCCTGAGCAAAAGGGTTTGGTGGCTAAAATTGCTAATTTCATTTATACTAACAATGGTAATATTATTCATGCCGACCATCATACTGACTTAGAAGCCGGTTTATTTCTCTCTCGTATCGAGTGGGAGTTAGAAGGCTTCCGGTTAGCAAGGGAGGAGATTGCCGATGCCTTCAATGCCGTGGCTACCCCTTTAAAGGCACAATGGCAGCTACACTTTTCTGATACTATTCCTAGGGTAGCAATTTGGGTTAGCCAACAAGAGCATTGTCTTTACGACTTGTTATGGCGAATTCAAAGTAAAGAGTTAAAGGCAGAGGTGGTTTGTCTTGTCAGTAACCACACAAAACTAGAGCCCATTGCCCGACAATTTGGTATAGACTATTATCATTTCCCCATAAACCCAGATAATAAAAGAGAACAGGAATTGAAACAGCTAGAGTTGATAAATTCTAAGAAAATTGACCTGATTATCCTCGCAAAATACATGCAGATACTAAGTGCAGATTTTGTCAGAAAATTGCCCCAGAAAATTATCAACATCCACCATTCATTTTTGCCTGCATTTGTAGGAGCGAAACCCTACCATCAAGCCTACCAGAGGGGAGTTAAAATAATTGGCGCTACTGCCCATTATGTCACAGAAGATTTGGATGCAGGGCCAATAATTGAACAGGATGTGGTAAGAATCAGTCATAGGGATACCGTTAAAGACTTGATTAGAAAGGGGAAGGATTTGGAGAGAGTCGTTTTGGCAAGGGCAGTCAGACTACATCTCCAAAACCGGGTATTGGTCTACAAT encodes:
- a CDS encoding efflux RND transporter periplasmic adaptor subunit, translated to MRAINTPPLQLACLLLLLSPIMACSYFNNQNQNQSLAREKTSPPRIPAVDVGEVSRQSLTPPREFIGTTKPIREVVVRSRTEGQLLELKVDVGDYVSKGSTIAILDDTIPRASLAKAEAELKSLQSLVAEAEAAVLASQAEVEATKIRLAQAESDYNRLQFLYKEGAIAKREVELAETQVKSAKQALKAAQSQLELRKAAVATAKGRIVSQQAAIAEEKKKLAFTQIKSPIDGYVLARLTEEGNIIQNGGEIVKIGDLTQALVEVSVSELDLEKITIGKTTQVRLDAFGGETFTGVIRQISPMAQGNTRQFPVEILISNPQGKIKQGLLARVLFDKATPSLVIPEEALTVSNDNNTVFVVNAQANPPRVISRQVVVGKRGNSRVEIISGLAEGEKIVIRSSQPLQNNQPVRISAISDL
- the purU gene encoding formyltetrahydrofolate deformylase; translation: MVATTATLLVSCPEQKGLVAKIANFIYTNNGNIIHADHHTDLEAGLFLSRIEWELEGFRLAREEIADAFNAVATPLKAQWQLHFSDTIPRVAIWVSQQEHCLYDLLWRIQSKELKAEVVCLVSNHTKLEPIARQFGIDYYHFPINPDNKREQELKQLELINSKKIDLIILAKYMQILSADFVRKLPQKIINIHHSFLPAFVGAKPYHQAYQRGVKIIGATAHYVTEDLDAGPIIEQDVVRISHRDTVKDLIRKGKDLERVVLARAVRLHLQNRVLVYNNKTVVFA